In a single window of the Cucumis melo cultivar AY chromosome 11, USDA_Cmelo_AY_1.0, whole genome shotgun sequence genome:
- the LOC103496043 gene encoding late embryogenesis abundant protein M17-like isoform X1, whose amino-acid sequence MNSKAVVFACLLLLVSAVVAIAAEGNQEQPQSAKATGVNDKRGVEESKMRCYHGCCRYYGHDCVRCCGSLAEAQDAAAAANAAAEEENEVEVTPQGWGGHGGWGGGGRGGWGGGGRGGWGGGGRGGWGGGGGRK is encoded by the exons ATGAACTCGAAAGCTGTTGTGTTTGCGTGTCTGTTGTTGTTAGTCTCAGCTGTCGTTGCAATTGCTGCTGAAGGAAATCAAGAGCAACCTCAGAGTGCGAAAG CCACAGGTGTAAATGATAAAAGAGGAGTAGAAGAGTCAAAGATGCGCTGCTACCATGGATGTTGCCGTTATTATGGGCATGACTGCGTAAGATGCTGCGGAAGTCTTGCAGAAGCACAGGATGCTGCCGCTGCTGCTAATGCTGCGGCTGAAGAGGAGAATGAAGTGGAAGTAACCCCACAGGGATGGGGAGGTCATGGCGGATGGGGCGGTGGAGGTCGTGGCGGATGGGGCGGTGGAGGTCGTGGCGGATGGGGAGGTGGAGGTCGAGGGGGATGGGGCGGAGGTGGAGGTCGGAAGTGA
- the LOC103496043 gene encoding late embryogenesis abundant protein M17-like isoform X2: protein MNSKAVVFACLLLLVSAVVAIAAEGNQEQPQSAKGVNDKRGVEESKMRCYHGCCRYYGHDCVRCCGSLAEAQDAAAAANAAAEEENEVEVTPQGWGGHGGWGGGGRGGWGGGGRGGWGGGGRGGWGGGGGRK, encoded by the exons ATGAACTCGAAAGCTGTTGTGTTTGCGTGTCTGTTGTTGTTAGTCTCAGCTGTCGTTGCAATTGCTGCTGAAGGAAATCAAGAGCAACCTCAGAGTGCGAAAG GTGTAAATGATAAAAGAGGAGTAGAAGAGTCAAAGATGCGCTGCTACCATGGATGTTGCCGTTATTATGGGCATGACTGCGTAAGATGCTGCGGAAGTCTTGCAGAAGCACAGGATGCTGCCGCTGCTGCTAATGCTGCGGCTGAAGAGGAGAATGAAGTGGAAGTAACCCCACAGGGATGGGGAGGTCATGGCGGATGGGGCGGTGGAGGTCGTGGCGGATGGGGCGGTGGAGGTCGTGGCGGATGGGGAGGTGGAGGTCGAGGGGGATGGGGCGGAGGTGGAGGTCGGAAGTGA